The Narcine bancroftii isolate sNarBan1 chromosome 6, sNarBan1.hap1, whole genome shotgun sequence genome window below encodes:
- the LOC138736472 gene encoding plectin-like, which produces MVNLELSKSHGKIENTFQGNKTLLVRRGRLNDNSKLLEAEQMDNKGSTSVQNAVAPCMSQNECITHTGDSVGTRYSKMNIAHHVELLVHNLPSQLHTKMSGKLPEIANLNNNTILPALADDSGPYATNTSRNEVFPSNETGKFQGLRHCVSVKELVEADLLNKNVAEQLEKGVKTVSQVQKSLGKYLNQVTSIAGLYLESSKQKITFNEAAKEEIIRSSVALEFLEAQAATGFVVDTLSNRKYSVQEAIEKGLLSPEFRKALLQAEKAVTGYLHNGKALSVFQAMEYKLLARQIGTQLLEVQIATGGIIDPVRSVRLPPETACKQGHLSHEVARNLYKMLGNARGFHHPNTGQPMHYAELMKLCVVDLAGNHLLLPFGTRKISTPSPAMPSAISVVDTSTKSEITLYDAFLKYYIEKQTYLERSEPQSQWKEATEKSEGTTRSFLTNVSSGREFSIDDALAQGRISQVELNKYRDGHITVTEFADMLASRIIEPPNPNSPIAGIWDPNECRRISVLKAMHHNLVDRLTATRLLEAQACTGGIINPATGKRYSISEALQKELIDTEIAASIQKSQQAFRGFLQPGSQQVLSTVEAVRRNLLGCNLGHHFLELQHLTGGLVDPNLQGRISLEDALYTGLVDEQTAQRLQDETRHSRNLVCPKTREKISFKEALARAVFDCHTGLRFLEAADRATALTLNQCFSA; this is translated from the coding sequence ATGGTAAATCTGGAGCTAAGCAAATCACATGGCAAAATAGAAAACACTTTCCAGGGGAACAAGACGCTTTTGGTCAGGAGAGGAAGATTAAATGATAACTCCAAACTTTTAGAAGCAGAGCAGATGGATAATAAAGGAAGTACGAGTGTACAGAATGCTGTAGCACCTTGCATGAGCCAAAATGAATGCATCACTCACACTGGTGATAGTGTGGGAACAAGGTACAGCAAAATGAATATTGCTCATCATGTCGAGCTCTTAGTTCACAATTTGCCATCTCAGCTGCATACCAAGATGAGTGGGAAACTACCAGAGATTGCTAACCTGAACAACAACACTATACTTCCAGCGCTGGCAGATGACAGTGGACCTTACGCCACGAACACATCTCGAAATGAAGTTTTCCCTtccaatgaaactgggaagtttCAAGGTTTGCGCCATTGTGTGTCAGTGAAGGAGCTGGTTGAGGCTGACCTCTTGAACAAAAATGTCGCTGAGCAGCTTGAGAAAGGAGTAAAGACTGTCTCACAAGTTCAGAAGTCCCTCGGGAAGTATCTGAACCAAGTTACCTCGATTGCTGGTCTTTACCTGGAATCGAGCAAGCAAAAAATTACTTTCAATGAAGCTGCAAAGGAAGAGATAATCAGATCATCTGTAGCACTCGAGTTTCTGGAAGCTCAGGCAGCAACAGGGTTTGTAGTTGACACCTTATCCAATAGAAAGTACTCAGTTCAGGAGGCAATTGAGAAAGGACTATTATCCCCAGAGTTCAGGAAGGCACTGCTTCAGGCAGAGAAAGCGGTCACCGGGTACTTGCATAATGGGAAGGCCTTGTCCGTTTTCCAAGCCATGGAGTACAAGCTACTTGCAAGGCAAATTGGAACACAGCTCCTCGAAGTTCAGATTGCAACCGGAGGAATCATTGACCCTGTGCGTAGTGTTCGGTTGCCACCTGAGACAGCGTGCAAGCAAGGTCACCTGAGCCATGAGGTTGCGCGCAACTTGTACAAGATGCTTGGCAACGCGAGAGGCTTTCATCATCCCAACACGGGCCAGCCCATGCACTATGCAGAACTGATGAAACTTTGTGTGGTGGATTTAGCTGGGAATCACCTGCTCCTCCCTTTTGGAACACGCAAGATTTCCACCCCTTCCCCTGCCATGCCCAGTGCCATTTCAGTGGTGGACACAAGCACAAAGTCAGAGATAACTCTGTATGATGCATTCCTGAAATACTACATTGAGAAACAGACCTACCTGGAACGTTCAGAGCCGCAGTCCCAGTGGAAGGAGGCCACTGAGAAGTCAGAGGGAACCACCCGGTCTTTTCTTACCAATGTTAGCTCCGGGAGGGAGTTCAGCATTGATGATGCTTTagcccagggcaggatcagccaaGTGGAGCTAAATAAATACCGGGATGGTCACATCACAGTGACTGAGTTCGCTGACATGTTGGCAAGTAGAATCATTGAGCCCCCCAATCCCAACAGTCCAATTGCAGGCATATGGGATCCAAATGAGTGCAGAAGAATCTCTGTCCTGAAAGCCATGCACCATAACTTAGTGGACAGGCTGACAGCCACTCGATTACTTGAAGCGCAAGCTTGTACTGGCGGGATAATTAACCCAGCCACTGGGAAGCGGTACTCCATTTCAGAAGCATTGCAAAAGGAATTAATTGACACAGAAATTGCTGCCAGCATTCAAAAATCACAGCAAGCTTTTAGAGGTTTCCTTCAGCCAGGTTCCCAGCAGGTTTTGTCAACTGTTGAAGCTGTACGTAGGAACTTATTGGGATGTAATTTGGGTCACCACTTCCTGGAGTTGCAGCATCTGACTGGTGGACTCGTCGATCCAAACTTGCAGGGAAGAATTTCCTTGGAGGATGCCCTGTATACTGGTCTCGTTGATGAGCAGACTGCACAGAGACTGCAGGATGAGACGAGACACTCCAGGAATTTGGTGTGTCCAAAAACCAGAGAGAAGATCTCGTTCAAAGAAGCTTTGGCCAGAGCTGTATTTGACTGCCACACGGGATTGAGATTCCTGGAGGCAGCAGATCGGGCGACTGCCCTGACCCTGAATCAATGCTTCTCTGCTTGA